A genomic segment from Cryptococcus gattii WM276 chromosome J, complete sequence encodes:
- a CDS encoding glucosidase, putative (Similar to TIGR gene model, INSD accession AAW43082.1~Beta-glucan synthesis-associated protein SKN1) — translation MQYGSQSPTLGREPLLASAQNPGMSQRLSESSFTSYDNQSSMSHRVGANSPSGGSYASFSSGNRFGPTAHLNPGPSASVSEAGTLPRGTYTPGQMHDDDDDLDDHLHTFTAAEKKDLSTPFNISSWRGWANALTLAILAGGGVMLFAGYPIISFYYGNNSSSGSNTSGYNLGGINGSGQYPSITGLPSLIDPDTPENLYTRTGFDGNEWTLVFSDEFEKDGRTFFEGDDPFWTGVDFNYWPTGDLEWYDPSAITTADGNLVITITQQPIHDLNFKSGMLQSWNKFCVNKNAYIEFSASLPGTSGIGGFWPGVWTMGNLGRPGYGASTEGMWPYTYDSCDVGILPNQTWSNGTGPEAALTTGSNGGQLSLLPGMRTPSCTCPGEDHPGPDVTVARSAPEIDIIEAQIIISEDRGEVSQSFQTAPFDDYYQWDNTSTSNYKQYDTDLTYWNTYLGGTYQQSVSSLTRVPRNIYYNEPGGGGEFAMFAMEFNSAPGKKEDGYVTWYSDNKTSWTMYADALAANERAGIGRRTIPEEPMALIINLGLSFNFQPVDFDHLTFPNYLRIGYMRVYQRSDSISVGCDPDDYPTADYIAKHAEVYANANLTTWAQAGNSFSKNQLTGC, via the exons ATGCAGTACGGCAGCCAATCGCCCACTTTAGGCCGTGAACCCCTGCTCGCGTCCGCCCAAAACCCTGGCATGTCCCAGCGTCTCTCTGAATCATCTTTTACTTCATACGATAACCAGTCCAGCATGTCCCACCGTGTCGGCGCAAACTCTCCCTCTGGCGGGTCCTATGCGAGTTTTTCTTCTGGGAACAGGTTTGGTCCCACAGCACATCTCAACCCTGGCCCCAGCGCTAGCGTCAGCGAGGCAGGTACATTGCCTAGGGGCACATACACACCAGGGCAGATGCATgacgacgatgatgatTTGGACGATCATCTGCATACTTTTACCGCAGctgagaagaaggatcTCAGCACGCCGTTTAATATCAGTTCCTGGAGAGGATGGGCCAACGCATTGACTTTGGCTATTTTGGCAGGCGGCGGTGTAATGCTTTTCGCGGGCTACCCAATCATATCGTTCTATTATGGCAACAATAGCTCTAGCGGGTCTAACACATCCGGCTACAACCTTGGTGGTATCAACGGCAGTGGACAGTACCCGTCTATCACAGGCTTGCCCAGTCTGATCGACCCAGATACACCTGAGAATCTGTACACAAGAACAGGATTTGATGGGAATGAGTGGACGTTAGTATTTTCCGACGAATTTGAAAAGGATGGAAGGACATTCTTTGAGGGTGACGATCCTTTCTGGACAGGTGTTGATTTCAATTATTGGCCAACTGG TGACCTTGAATGGTACGATCCTTCTGCCATCACTACTGCCGATGGGAATCTAGTCATTACCATCACTCAGCAACCCATCCACGATCTCAACTTCAAATCTGGTATGCTCCAATCTTGGAACAAGTTTTGTGTCAACAAAAATGCCTATATTGAGTTCTCTGCTTCTTTGCCTGGCACGAGTGGTATTGGTGGCTTCTGGCCTGGTGTCTGGACTATGGGTAACTTGGGACGACCCGGTTACGGTGCTTCTACTGAAGGAATGTGGCC ATACACTTACGACTCTTGTGACGTTGGTATTCTTCCGAACCAAACTTGGTCGAACGGCACAGGCCCAGAGGCCGCACTCACCACTGGTTCCAACGGCGGTCAACTCTCACTCCTTCCGGGTATGCGTACCCCGTCATGCACGTGTCCGGGCGAAGATCACCCTGGTCCAGACGTTACCGTTGCTCGATCGGCTCCTGAGATTGATATCATTGAAGCGCAGATCATCATTTCCGAAGACCGAGGAGAAGTCTCCCAGTCATTCCAGACCGCACCCTTTGACGACTACTATCAATGGGACAACACTTCCACAAGCAACTACAAGCAGTATGACACCGACTTGACATATTGGAACACATATCTCGGTGGTACATACCAGCAATCTGTCTCTTCTCTTACTCGTGTACCCAGGAATATCTATTACAATGAGCCCGGAGGTGGTGGCGAATTTGCCATGTTTGCTATGGAATTCAATTCCGCTCCCGGtaaaaaggaagatggatACGTCACTTGGTACAGCGACAACAAAACGAGCTGGACCATGTATGCGGACGCCCTTGCTGCCAATGAGAGGGCCGGTATCGGAAGGCGAACCATTCCCGAAGAACCTATGGCTCTCATCATCAACCTCGGTCTTTCGTTCAATTTCCAACCTGTCGACTTTGATCATCTTACTTTCCCCAACTACCTTCGCATTGGTTACATGCGTGTGTACCAACGATCGGACAGTATCTCTGTCGGATGCGACCCCGATG ACTATCCCACTGCAGATTACATTGCCAAACATGCAGAGGTATACGCCAATGCGAATTTGACCACTTGGGCTCAAGCAG GTAATTCTTTCTCAAAGAATCAGTTGACTGGGTGTTAA